In Rhizobium glycinendophyticum, the DNA window AGCGGCAGCGGCGGTGCCAAGGCAGTGATCAACCTCGATATCGGTCGGGGCATAAAACTGAAGGGCGAAGCGGGCGGTGAAGGTGCAGGCGGCGGAATCTTTTACGAAAAGGAATACTAGGGCATTCCTGCGAAAGTCTCCTTTTCACCGGAACTGCTCCCGAGCGTCAACCGACCTTGCTTGTCTTTAGAAGAATGCTGGATTCGGTAATGTTGATGCCCTCGATCAGCCGAATGCGCCGCAGCGTCTCGTCAAAGCCTGCGAGATCGCGTTCTTCAAGTTCAGCGATGAAATCCCAGCGCCCATTGGTGCTGTGCAGGCTCTTCACCTGCGGCAGGCCCCGCAGTTGATGGGCGACGCGATCGGCGAATTTGCCGACAACCTCGATCATCACGATCGCGCGCACCCCAGCTGACTGAATCTCCTGACCGGTAAGAATAGTGAACGCTGCGATCGTGCCATTCGCCACCATTCTATCGATCCGGGCCGAAATCGTCGCGCGCGACGCGCCCGTCATCGCCGCAAGCGATGCGACCGGCAGGCGCGCATTCTGCCGGAGAGCACCGAGGATATTGCGATCGAGATCATCCATTTTGCAGATCGTCACATGATGGTTGCGATTTGCCCAAACTATAGCGCTTTGTGGCGATGTTCCATCTTTTTGATAACAGCCGAATGCCCGATGATCTCTAAAAGCGAGAAACGAGGACGACCATGAGCAATGAGAACAAGACCGTCAGCCTGATCGGCGTTCCCCTTGAGGAAGGCTCGGGCCGTGGCGGCTGCGCCATGGGTCCCGCGGCACTGCGCATCGCCGGTATCGCCCAGGCACTTCTCGATCTCGGCTACCACGTTGAGGATCGCGGCGACTTGCGTCCCGCCCCGGCCCGCGACCTGGCGCAGATGGAGCGTGCCCGCAATCTCGACGTGGTCGGCGCCTTCACCCGCGCGATCGAGGCAGAAACCTATAAGGCGGCGTCCGAAGGTGCGGTACCGCTGCTTCTCGGAGGCGACCACAGCCTGTCGATGGGCAGCGTCTCCGGCATGGCGCGCTATGCGCAGGAGGTCGGCCGTCCCCTGTTCGTGCTCTGGCTCGACGCCCATTCGGATTTTAACGCCCCGGAGACGTCTCCATCAGGAAACATCCACGGCATGCCGGTCGCCTTCTTCTGCGGCAAGGCGGAGTTTGCCCCTATTCTTCCCGCTGGCCGGCCGCTGGTCGATCCGCGCAATGTCTATCAGGTTGGCATACGCTCCGTGGATGACGAGGAGCGCAAGCTGATTACGCAGAACTGCGTCAACGTCTTCGACATGCGCGCCATCGACGAGGATGGCATGGGCAGCATCATCAAGCGTATTCTGGCAGACGTTCGCGCGGCAGGCGCGCTCCTGCATGTCAGCCTCGACGTCGATTTCCTCGATCCGGACGTCGCACCTGGCGTCGGCACGACCGTGCCGGGCGGCGCCACCTTCCGCGAAGCGCATCTGATCATGGAACTGCTGCATGACAGCGGCCTCGTCTCTTCATTGGATCTGGTTGAACTCAATCCGTTCCTTGATGATCGCGGTCGCAGCGCACGCGTCATGGTTGACCTTGCCGCCAGCCTGTTCGGCAAGCGTATTCTCGACCGACCAACGAGAGGGCACTAAGACGTCCGCACGATCTGCATCGAATACGTATATTCTAATAAACAAATAATACATTATTTCCATGAAGATGCGCGTCAAAAAATATCGATTTCCAGCGCATTAGACCCCAAGATTTGATAGGTTGTTAATGGCCTATGCTCTACCGTGAGTGTCAGAAAAACGTCTAAGAGACGGTCAAAAAAGCACGGAAATGCCAGATGACACTCATCACGTTACCCGGAATGGAATCCAAGGCCGTTCTGGAAGCGCTCGGCCGCTCCCAGGCCATTATCGAATTCAACCTTGACGGCACGATCATCACCGCCAACGAAAACTTCTGCCGCGCCCTCGGATACGAGCTCGCGGAAATCAAGGGCAAGCATCACCGGATCTTCTGTGATGCCGCCTATACTGCAACACAGGACTATCGCGACTTCTGGGCCATGCTCAACCGTGGCCAGTTTGAGAGCCGCGAATACAAGCGAATCAGGAAAGACGGCAGCGATATCTGGATCCAGGCGTCGTACAATCCGGTTTTCCGCAACGGCAAGCTCTGGAAGATCGTGAAGTTTGCCAGCGACATCACCGCTGCCAAGCAGAAGTCGGCGGAAGATGCGGGAAAGCTGGACGCGATCTCGCGCGTCCAGGCCACGATCGAATTCACGCCTAAGGGCGACATCTTGACCGCCAACGAGAATTTTCTCACCACCCTCGGCTACACGCTGGACGAGATTGCCGGCAAGCATCACCAGATGTTCTGCGAACCGGATTACGTCCGCTCCGAAGCCTATCGCGAGTTCTGGAAAACGCTGGCATCGGGCCAGTTCATCTCACAGGAGTTCAAGCGGATCGGCAAAGGCGGCAAGATCGTCTGGATTCAGGCTTCGTATAATCCGATCTTCGATGCGAATGGACAGGTCTTTAAGATCGTCAAATATGCGACCGACATCACAGGACGCGTTCGCGCGGTCGACGAAATCGCTCACGGCCTGACAGCACTTGCCCACGGTGACCTCACCGCGCGTATCACCGAACCATTTATTCCTTCGCTCGAACAGATCCGCGTAGACTTCAACTCCGCCATCGACCGTGTCCGGGCCGCAATGCAGGAGGTGAGCGGCAACACGGTTGCCATCGCTTCAGGCTCCGAGCAGATCCGCGTCGCCTCCGACAACCTGGCCAAGCGTACCGAGCAGCAGGCAGCAGCCGTCGAAGAGACGGCGGCCGCCCTGGAGCAGATTACCCAGACTGTCGCCGATAGCTCGAAGCGGGCAACGGAAGCGGGCGAACTGGTGGCTCGCACGAAGGATGGCGCCGAAAAATCTGGCGACGTCGTCAAGAGCGCGATCCGCGCGATGGATGAAATCGAAAGCTCCTCTCGGGAAATCTCCAGCATCATCGGCGTCATCGACGAAATCGCCTTCCAGACCAATCTTCTGGCGCTCAACGCAGGCGTCGAGGCGGCGCGAGCCGGTGAAGCCGGCAAGGGCTTTGCTGTCGTGGCACAGGAAGTGCGCGAACTGGCGCAACGATCCGCAAGTGCTGCCAAGGAGATCAAGACGCTGATCGGCAAGTCCGGTGATCAGGTCAAGACCGGCGTCCAACTGGTCGGTGAGACAGGCAAGGCGCTCGAACAGATCGTCGTCGAGGTCAAGGAGATCAACCGCAACGTCATCGCGATCGTCGAAGGCTCTCGAGAGCAGGCGACGGGTCTGAAGGAAATCAACAAGGCCGTCAACGCGATGGACCAGAATACCCAGCAAAATGCCGCCATGGTCGAGGAATCGACTGCGGCAAGCCATGGATTGGCCAAGCAGGCGGCCGCACTGCGCGAACTTGTGGGACAGTTTAGAATTGGGCAACACTCTTCGGCTAATGTGTCCGTAGCGCGTACCGAGACTGTACATGTGACATCACCGGCACGCAAACTCATGGCGACTGTCGCTCGCGCCGCAGGTGGAGCAACTGCCGCCAAGGTACAGGAAGGTTGGGAAGATTTCTAATGGCCACTATCAGTTCCACCAGCTTCGGCGGCGAAACACTCGAGATCATTGCTTTCCGGCTTCATGATCAGGAATTCTGCGTCAAGACCACGACCATCCGCGAAATCCGCGGCTGGGCGCCCTCGACGCCGATCCCGCACGCCCCGGCAGACGTCATCGGCGTCATGAACCTGCGTGGCTCGGTCATCCCGATCATCGACCTGGCTTACAAGCTTGGAATGAAGAGCACGGTTGCCAACGAGCGTTCGGCCATCGTCGTCGCCGAAGTCCACAATATGGTCATCGGCATGCTCGTTGACCGCGTCTCGGACATCCTGACCATTCCTTCGAGCCAGGTTCAGCCGGTTCCGGAAGTCTCGGCCTCCTTCGACAAGACCTTCTCCGAAGGCATTATTGCCAACGAGAACGGCATGATCTGCTTCCTGAACCTCGCCAAGATGTTCAAGGGCAGCGATCTGGAAGACCTCGCCGCCTGACAGGGCGACCATCCATCCGTTTTGAAAGGGCAGTGCTTCAGCGCACTGCCCTTTTGCGTTGCCGAACCCGGTTGATATCCGCGTGGCACTGCCCTACCAGACGGCAACAAATCCGGGAGGCGAGACGATGAAACTGCTGCTGATCCACACGGGTGGAACGATCGGGATGGCCGAGACGCCGGAAGGGTTGGCACCCTTGAAGGGACTCGTGGAGGACGCCATTGCCACACGCCTGCCCGACGGCGTTGAGCTCGTCGCGGACGTCTTCGATCCCCTGCTCGACAGCGCCGATGTCGGCCCCACCCACTGGAACCTGATGCTGGAGACGATCCGCAACCATCCAGACGCCGCCGTGATCATCACCCACGGCACCGACACCATGGCCTTTACCGGTGCCGCGCTCAGCCAAGCGCTGGCCGGCGAAAACCGGCGCGTCGTTCTCTGCGGCTCCATGCTGCCGCTCGGGCATCAGGGCGATGCCGAGGGCAATCTCGATCTCGCGATCTCGGCTGCGGCGGCGAAAGAGACTGGCGTCCTGCTCGCTTTTGCCGGCAAGCTCCTCGCCGCCGATGGACTGGTGAAGCATCACAGCCACGAAGCGGATGCCTTTCGCTCGCAACCGCAGGCGACACCGGCAGTGCCGCAGCGTCGGACCTTCGCGGATCGCAAGCTTGCAGTGCTGACACTGTCGCCGGGCATTCCGGCAGCGGCCGTGGAGGCCATGCTGGAAAAGCTCGACGGCGCAGCCCTGCGGATTTTCGGTGCCGGGACGGCAATGAACGATGCAGAGCTGCTGACGGTGCTCGCCGAGGCAGTGAAGAGCGGAAAGCGGCTGCGGGCGGTGAGCCAGTGTGAAGCCGGCGGCCTGTCACCCGGCGCCTATGCGGCCGGCGCCGGACTGTGGAGCACGGGTATCGAAAACGGCGGTGCCGAGACACCGGAAGCCGCCCTCATCCATCTCTGGCTGAACTGATACGAAGTCCCCTGATGTTCCGTTCGGCTTGACGGACGACGTCCGGCAGGCTGCGTCCCGATCAGGGAGTCGTTTCCGGGATGCTCGGCTCAGACAGCGATTCGCCTGATGCCACGCCTTTCCCGCCGGGGGCACTATCGGCGGCGTCGTGGCCAAGGCCGACGGCGGTGGCATCCGTTTCACCCGGGCGCTTGATGCGGCCGGCGGCCTCGACGACCAGGGGCAGAAAACCCGCATCGGGCACCGCCACCAGTTCGAAGAAACGCCGGCGCATGCGGGCCTCCCAGAACTTGTTGATATGCGTGGCGACGCCCTCCACCCGCACCTCCTCCGGCTGCGACAGGAAAAAGGTGGCGATCTGATTGGCCATGCGGACCAGCTTGGCGTCGGTGCCGGTTTCAGACATGCAGCGGTACTCCCTCGGCCACCCGGTCGGGCCGGGTGAAAATCTCGAAATCCTCGTCGCGGGCAATGCCGATCAAGGTAATGCCGGCCTGAGCGGCCGTGCGGATGGCAAGCGCGGTCGGCGCGGAAATGGCAATCAGCACGGGCGCCCCGAGCGCTGCCGTCTTCTGCACCATCTCGACGGACAGACGGCTCGTGACTACGACCGCACCCTCAGCAGAATCCCAACCGCCGATGACAACGGCGCCGACGAGCTTGTCCAGCGCATTGTGGCGACCGACATCCTCACGGATCGCGACGAGCCCCTGCCTCAGGCTGTAGAAGCCTGCGGCATGAACGGCGCGCGTCTGGCGATTCAGATCCTGCCGCGCCGTCAGCTGCGCCATGGCCTGGGCAACGTCACGGGCAGTCAGACTGAAACCCTCCGCAGCGACCGGCTTTACGGCACGGCTCGCCTGCTCGATCGACTCGATGCCGCAAAGCCCGCAACCCACAGGCCCCGCCATGCGCCGACGTCGCGCGATCAGCGCTTCCGCCGTCATCTCCCTCAACGTCACCTGAACGTCGATCCCCTCCCCCGCCTCGACGACGTCGATGGCGACCACATCCTCGGCGCGCTCGATGATGCCCTCGGCGAGCGAAAAGCCGACGGCGAAATCCTCGAGATCATCGGGCGTCGCCATCATCACCGCATGGGTGGAGCCGGCATAGGAAAAGGCGATCGGCACCTCTTCGGGCACGAGCCGGCTGCTGGCCGAGACGAGCCCCCGGCTCGCCTTCAACCCGCCGACCATGCGTGCCGTGGAGCGGATCACATCGCTCATTCCGCCGCTTCCAGCTTGCCGGCAATGCGCCGCGAACGACGGCTCAGCTCCTCATACTCCTCCTGCCACTCGGTCGGGCCGTTGGACGGCGAGACCTGCACGGCAGTCACCTTGTATTCCGGGCAATTGGTCGCCCAGTCGGAGAAGTCTGTCGTGATGACGTTCGCCTGCGTGTTCGGGTGGTGGAAGGTCGTGTAGACCACACCCGGAGCGACGCGATCGGTGATCAACGCGCGAAGCGTCGTGTCGCCGGCGCGGCTGGCAAGCTTGATCCAGTCGCCATCCTTGACGCCCCGCTGTTCGGCGTCGTGCGGATGGATCTCGAGCCGGTCTTCCTCATGCCACACGACATTCTCGGTGCGCCGCGTCTGCGCGCCGACATTGTATTGGGAAAGGATGCGGCCGGTGGTCAAAAGCAGCGGGAAGCGCGGACCGGTGCGTTCGTCGGTTGCGACATATTCGGTGCGGATGAACTTGCCCTTGCCACGCACGAAACCGTCGATATGCATGATCGGCGATCCCACCGGGAATTTCTCGTTGCAGGGCCACTGCACCGAACCCATCTTCTCCAGATAATCATAGGAGACGCCGGCAAAGCTCGGCGTGGTCGCCGCGATCTCGTCCATGATCTGCGATGGATGGGTGTAGTTCCAGGAAAGCCCCATGGCCTGGGCGAGCTTCTGGGTGACTTCCCAGTCGGCATAGCCGTTCTTCGGCGTCATCACCTTGCGCACGCGGTTAATGCGCCGCTCGGCATTGGTGAAGGTCCCGTCCTTTTCGAGGAAGGTCGAGCCCGGCAGGAAGACATGCGCATAGTTGGCGGTCTCGTTGAGGAAGAGGTCGTGGACCACGACGCATTCCATGGCGGCGAGTCCGGCCGAAACATGCTTGGTGTCGGGATCGGACTGCAGGATGTCCTCGCCCTGGATGTAGATGCCCTTGAACGTGCCGTCGACTGCGGCATCCAGCATGTTGGGGATGCGCAAGCCCGGCTCGTTGCTGAGCTCGACGCCCCAGAGCTTTTCGAAGGTCTCGCGCGTCGCATCATCGGAAACGTGGCGGTAACCGGGCAGCTCATGCGGGAAGGAACCCATGTCGCAGGAGCCCTGGACATTGTTCTGGCCACGCAGCGGGTTCACGCCGACACCCGGCCGCCCGATATTGCCGGTGACCATCGCAAGGTTGGCGATCGCCATGACGGTGGTCGAGCCCTGGCTGTGCTCGGTAACGCCGAGGCCGTAATAGATCGCGCCATTGCCGCCTGTCGCGAACAGGCGCGCGGCACCGCGCAGCTCGGCGGCGGGTACGCCGGTGAACTTTTCGGTCTCTTCAGGAGAATGCGCCGGTTCAGAGACGAAAGCGGCCCAATCCTCGAACTCCGACCAGTCGCAACGCTCGCGGATGAAGCGCTCGTCGAACAGACCTTCGGTGACGATGACATGGGCGATGGCCGTCAG includes these proteins:
- the fdhD gene encoding formate dehydrogenase accessory sulfurtransferase FdhD codes for the protein MSDVIRSTARMVGGLKASRGLVSASSRLVPEEVPIAFSYAGSTHAVMMATPDDLEDFAVGFSLAEGIIERAEDVVAIDVVEAGEGIDVQVTLREMTAEALIARRRRMAGPVGCGLCGIESIEQASRAVKPVAAEGFSLTARDVAQAMAQLTARQDLNRQTRAVHAAGFYSLRQGLVAIREDVGRHNALDKLVGAVVIGGWDSAEGAVVVTSRLSVEMVQKTAALGAPVLIAISAPTALAIRTAAQAGITLIGIARDEDFEIFTRPDRVAEGVPLHV
- a CDS encoding asparaginase domain-containing protein, coding for MKLLLIHTGGTIGMAETPEGLAPLKGLVEDAIATRLPDGVELVADVFDPLLDSADVGPTHWNLMLETIRNHPDAAVIITHGTDTMAFTGAALSQALAGENRRVVLCGSMLPLGHQGDAEGNLDLAISAAAAKETGVLLAFAGKLLAADGLVKHHSHEADAFRSQPQATPAVPQRRTFADRKLAVLTLSPGIPAAAVEAMLEKLDGAALRIFGAGTAMNDAELLTVLAEAVKSGKRLRAVSQCEAGGLSPGAYAAGAGLWSTGIENGGAETPEAALIHLWLN
- a CDS encoding methyl-accepting chemotaxis protein, which encodes MTLITLPGMESKAVLEALGRSQAIIEFNLDGTIITANENFCRALGYELAEIKGKHHRIFCDAAYTATQDYRDFWAMLNRGQFESREYKRIRKDGSDIWIQASYNPVFRNGKLWKIVKFASDITAAKQKSAEDAGKLDAISRVQATIEFTPKGDILTANENFLTTLGYTLDEIAGKHHQMFCEPDYVRSEAYREFWKTLASGQFISQEFKRIGKGGKIVWIQASYNPIFDANGQVFKIVKYATDITGRVRAVDEIAHGLTALAHGDLTARITEPFIPSLEQIRVDFNSAIDRVRAAMQEVSGNTVAIASGSEQIRVASDNLAKRTEQQAAAVEETAAALEQITQTVADSSKRATEAGELVARTKDGAEKSGDVVKSAIRAMDEIESSSREISSIIGVIDEIAFQTNLLALNAGVEAARAGEAGKGFAVVAQEVRELAQRSASAAKEIKTLIGKSGDQVKTGVQLVGETGKALEQIVVEVKEINRNVIAIVEGSREQATGLKEINKAVNAMDQNTQQNAAMVEESTAASHGLAKQAAALRELVGQFRIGQHSSANVSVARTETVHVTSPARKLMATVARAAGGATAAKVQEGWEDF
- the fdhF gene encoding formate dehydrogenase subunit alpha; translation: MPLVPEIDYGTPASRSEKLVTLTIDGREITVPEGTSIMRASMEAGIQVPKLCATDMVDAFGSCRLCLIEVEGRNGTPASCTTPVAPGIVVHTQTERLKAIRKGVMELYISDHPLDCLTCAANGDCELQDMAGAVGLRDVRYGYEGENHVKARSAEGGINAQWMPKDESNPYFTYDPSKCIVCSRCVRACEEVQGTFALTIEGRGFDSRVSPGAHEAFLSSECVSCGACVQACPTATLTEKSVIAIGQPEHSAVTTCAYCGVGCSFKAEMRGEELVRMVPWKDGQANRGHSCVKGRFAYGYASHKDRILNPMIREKITDPWREVTWEEAYAHVASEFKRIQYQYGRDAIGGVTSSRCTNEETYLVQKLIRAGFGNNNVDTCARVCHSPTGYGLGQAFGTSAGTQNFDSVEHSDVVLVIGANPTDGHPVFGSRLKKRLRQGAKLIVIDPRRIDLVRTPHIEAAFHLPLKPGTNVAVLTAIAHVIVTEGLFDERFIRERCDWSEFEDWAAFVSEPAHSPEETEKFTGVPAAELRGAARLFATGGNGAIYYGLGVTEHSQGSTTVMAIANLAMVTGNIGRPGVGVNPLRGQNNVQGSCDMGSFPHELPGYRHVSDDATRETFEKLWGVELSNEPGLRIPNMLDAAVDGTFKGIYIQGEDILQSDPDTKHVSAGLAAMECVVVHDLFLNETANYAHVFLPGSTFLEKDGTFTNAERRINRVRKVMTPKNGYADWEVTQKLAQAMGLSWNYTHPSQIMDEIAATTPSFAGVSYDYLEKMGSVQWPCNEKFPVGSPIMHIDGFVRGKGKFIRTEYVATDERTGPRFPLLLTTGRILSQYNVGAQTRRTENVVWHEEDRLEIHPHDAEQRGVKDGDWIKLASRAGDTTLRALITDRVAPGVVYTTFHHPNTQANVITTDFSDWATNCPEYKVTAVQVSPSNGPTEWQEEYEELSRRSRRIAGKLEAAE
- a CDS encoding chemotaxis protein CheW, producing the protein MATISSTSFGGETLEIIAFRLHDQEFCVKTTTIREIRGWAPSTPIPHAPADVIGVMNLRGSVIPIIDLAYKLGMKSTVANERSAIVVAEVHNMVIGMLVDRVSDILTIPSSQVQPVPEVSASFDKTFSEGIIANENGMICFLNLAKMFKGSDLEDLAA
- a CDS encoding formate dehydrogenase subunit delta is translated as MSETGTDAKLVRMANQIATFFLSQPEEVRVEGVATHINKFWEARMRRRFFELVAVPDAGFLPLVVEAAGRIKRPGETDATAVGLGHDAADSAPGGKGVASGESLSEPSIPETTP
- a CDS encoding Lrp/AsnC family transcriptional regulator gives rise to the protein MDDLDRNILGALRQNARLPVASLAAMTGASRATISARIDRMVANGTIAAFTILTGQEIQSAGVRAIVMIEVVGKFADRVAHQLRGLPQVKSLHSTNGRWDFIAELEERDLAGFDETLRRIRLIEGINITESSILLKTSKVG
- the rocF gene encoding arginase, whose amino-acid sequence is MSNENKTVSLIGVPLEEGSGRGGCAMGPAALRIAGIAQALLDLGYHVEDRGDLRPAPARDLAQMERARNLDVVGAFTRAIEAETYKAASEGAVPLLLGGDHSLSMGSVSGMARYAQEVGRPLFVLWLDAHSDFNAPETSPSGNIHGMPVAFFCGKAEFAPILPAGRPLVDPRNVYQVGIRSVDDEERKLITQNCVNVFDMRAIDEDGMGSIIKRILADVRAAGALLHVSLDVDFLDPDVAPGVGTTVPGGATFREAHLIMELLHDSGLVSSLDLVELNPFLDDRGRSARVMVDLAASLFGKRILDRPTRGH